The DNA sequence CGATGCGATCAGCTTGATAAGACATAGTTGGAAATAGTTTAGGTAATACGAAACGGCATTCCTTTAAACCTTATTTTTGAGTCATTCGTTAAAGATGTCGTAAAATCCAAAATAAACGTATGTTATCCTCCGTCCTGCAAAGCATCCAAGAAGAGCTGGCTCCTTACCAAGCCAAGCTAATTGCTGTTTCAAAAACCTACCCCAAAGAGATCCTTCTAGAAGCATATGAAGCTGGACAGCGAGAATTCGGCGAAAACCGCGTGCAAGAAGTCGTAGACAAGGCAGCCGCGCTACCAGAAGATATTAAATGGCACTTCATTGGCCACTTGCAAACAAATAAGGTAAAATATATCGCCCCCTTCGTACACCTCATTCACGCGGTAGATAGCTTTAAACTATTGAAAGAAATAGACAATAGAGCCGCTGCTAACAACCGGGTTATTGATGTTTTGCTTCAATTTAAAATTGCGGAAGAGGACACAAAATATGGCTATGAAGCAGCCGAAATTTTCGAAATGTTGGACGAATTACCCTGGCAAGATCTAAAAAACACCCGTATCGTAGGGGTGATGGGTATGGCAACTTACACCGATGACCAAGAACAAGTTGCCCGCGAATTCCGCCAACTTCATACTTACTTCAAGCGCCTCAAGGATACCTATTTTAAATACCAATCCTACTTCAAAGAAATCTCAATGGGAATGTCCGGTGACTATCCACTGGCGCTTGCAGAAGGCAGCACCATGGTTAGGATTGGCAGTAAAATTTTTGGAGAAAGGGATTAAAATCTATTTTTTTCGTTTTTTACTGGCCTGTGCTAACGGATTAAACCTCAGACAACTTTCTATCCAATAAATCAAATCTTCCTCCTGGTCAAATCCGTCAGGAGTCACAAAAACGTAGCCATTCATTGGGCGTCCCGTAAAATCCATGGGATGACAACCCTCTCGTTTTAATGCCTCTTCCGAAGCATCTGGGCCAATCCTGGCCATCAGTAGATCAGTTGCTTTGTTTTTATCATAATGGATACCGCAGCACATTTTCTCATCGACCATAAAACAGAGGCCGCCCATCATTTTTTTCTCTGCAAATGACGTGTTGTGATCTTTAAAAACTTGCCTGATACGGTCCGCCAAATACTCATCGTACGCCATAAAAATTATTGTTAAACTTAAAATTCTTATTAAAAATTAATCCACAAAAGAAAAGAATAATATTATATTCAAGCCGCTTTTCACAACTATTTTTATCAACTATCTACAGAAAAACCGAATTATGATCCGTAACTATCTACTAGTTTGCTTATCACTCGCGCTGGTACTGGCCAGTTGCGCTAAAGAGCAAGGTGCCGATCAGGAAATCCAAATCGACACTCCTCAGCGTGTGAGCAAAGAAGACATTAATGCTTTTGTTCTCTCACAGCTCCACGAAAAAAATATTTTCAAATGGGAAACCATGGATAATGAGATGCTTTGGAGCGCCATATCTCATGGCAACGACATTGCTTCCATTGGTTACCAGCCCGCAGGTTTTACCAACATCGAGGACCGAATCCACGAGATTGACATCACCAAAGACGAATGGCGCAGTGTTCGTCAGGATATCATCGACTTGGTGGTCAGTGAAACCCAACGGTATTTCCCCGATGAGAACATCACTGCGGAGAAGCTCCTGATGGGTAAGCCTTTGGAGGAATTTCTACCCAATTTTTCCATACTCATCAAGCATCCTGCAATTGTGGCCACCCTTCGCGAACGAGCCGATGTGCGCTACGTTGAGCCAATGAACTACACCTACGAAGAAGTTGCTGACCGCAGCGACTCTGGCTGTGGTGTTAGTCCCGCAACCAATATTCCTACTGCCGATTATACCACCACTTCCCCAGCGGCGAAAATTCCCTGGAATTTTTACCTGCTCAATATTCCTTCCGCCTGGAATACCAGTCAGGGTGATAACATCGGAGTTTGCCTTATTGATACGGGCACCTCTCCCAACCAACCAAAACTGGGCAGCGATTTTGCATCTGGTCAATCCACCAATCGCTACATTGCCCGTTATGGTACTTACGTGAGCTCCTGGTGGTGGTGGGCTTCTCCAGATGGGCCAGATGACGACTGTGGTCACGGCACACAGATGGCGGGTTTAATTGCTGGTCCCCGAAGCTCAGGTGGTTCTACAGTTGGAGCAGCCTATAAAGCCAATTTGATTTCTTACCGCGGCACTGGAGACGTAGTTATCAATAGCTCTAATGAAAAAGAAGGCGTTAGAGATGCCTTGGTCGCAGCGGGTAATCGCAGTGATGTAAAAATCATCAGCATGTCTATCGGTGATGTTTTCTACAGCAGTACCGTTGCTGACGGCATCTTTTTCGCCTACAACAAAGGCAAACTGATCTTCGCTGCTGCGGGAACGTCCTTGAGTTGGACCAGCTGGTGGGGTGTTATCTTCCCAGCGAACATGTCGCAAACGGTTGCGGTAACAGGTGTGAAAGAAGGCTACCCACTAGAGCGTTGCAACACCTGCCATGATGGTGCTGAAGTAGACTTTATCGTCCCCATGCAACGTCGTAATGACAATAGCAGAACTTCCCTGACACTGGCGATGAGTGGCAACACTCCTGCTTACGTAGGAGGCTCAAGTGCTGCTACAGCCACCACAGCAGGCATTGCGGCCATGGTTTGGGCGACCAGCCCCTCTTCTTCCAGAACTACCATTCTGAATCGGTTGAAGAATGCCGCCTCTATTTATCCAAGCCGAGATGGTAATTTCGGTTGGGGGATAATTGATGCACAACAAGCCGTAAATTAAAAAAACACGCAACGAGAAGAGGGTAAAGGGATGGTCATCCCTCTACCCTCTTTTTTATTGGCAGCAATTATCTTGATAACCTTTTAAACTAGGCTTCTTCCAAGAAAGGATAGCGATAGTCGGTTGGCGTAACAAAATTTTCTTTGATGGTCCGTGGGCTGATCCAACGGTAAAGGTTCAATACAGAACCAGCTTTATCATTGGTTCCAGAACCACGCGCACCACCAAAGGGCTGCTGCCCAACAACTGCTCCGGTAGGCTTATCGTTGATATAAAAATTACCCGCCGCATTGCTCAATTTGTCCGTAACGTAATTGATCACGGAACGCTCGCGAGCAAAAATTGATCCCGTTAATGCATAAGGTGAGGTGCTATCCACCTGGTCGAGCATGGTATCAAATTCGGCATCTGGATAAACATAAATGGTTAGTACAGGGCCAAAAATCTCCTCTTCCATGGTACGATAATGAGGATCTTTTACCACAATTACGGTGGGTTCTACAAAGTATCCTTCTGACTTGTCGCAGTTGCCACCAGCGATGATCTCTACACCTTCGTCTTTTTTGGCTTGCGCCAGGTAACCGCTGATCTTATCGAAAGAACGCTCGTCGATTACCGCATTGATGAAATTGGAAAAATCTTCAACACTACCCATTTTGAAAGTAGCCATATCTGCAACCAATTTTTCCTTCACCGCAGGCCACAAACTTTGTGGAATATAAGCACGAGAGGCCGCAGAACATTTCTGCCCCTGGTATTCAAACGCACCCCGTGCGAGAGCCACAGCGACCTGAGTGGCATCAGCCGATGGATGAGCAACGACAAAATCCTTGCCACCTGTTTCCCCTACAATACGGGGATAAGAACGGTACTTACTGATATTTTTACCAATCAAGCCCCATAGTGCCTGAAATACTTTGGTACTGCCTGTAAAGTGTAAACCGGCAAAATCAGCGTGAGAAAAGACAATATCCCCAGCCATGGGGCCATCAGTGTAAATCAGGTTAATCACTCCCGCTGGTAAGCCGGCCTCATGGAAGATTTCCATGACCAGCTTCGCCGCAAAAATTTGAGTTTCAGCAGGTTTCCAGACCACTACGTTGCCCATCATGGCAGGAGCAGCCGGCAAGTTACCCGCAATAGCCGTAAAATTAAAAGGAGTAATCGCGAAGACAAAGCCTTCCAACGGACGGTATTCCATACGGTTCCATACCGTAGGTGAGCTATTTGGCTGCTGCTGATAGATTTCCGTCATGTATTGCACATTGAAACGAAGGAAATCGGCTAACTCTGCCACGCAATCAATCTCGGCTTGGTACACATTTTTACTTTGCCCCAACATGGTGGCAGCATTCATGCGCGCCCGGTAAGGGCCACTGATCAGATCGGCAGCTTTCAAAAACACTGCAGCACGGTCTTGCCAAGGCATTCTCTCCCAAGCCGCCTGGGCACCCAATGCTGCATCTATTGCTGCATGGACATGGCTGGAGTCTCCTTTAGAAAAATGAGCTAAAACGTGCTTTTTTTCGTGCGGTGGATGGATTGCAACCTTGTTGCTGGTAGACACCCATGCTCCGTTGATATACATGGGTAAATCGTGTGCTTCTTTCTTATAAGCTGCCAATGCTGCTTTTAAAGCCTTACGTTCTGGAGAGCCAGATCGATAGTTGAGTATAGGTTCATTGCTTGGTTGGGGTACCTGATAGAATGCGTTAGCCATATTCTGGAAATTGGTTAGATTTTTTATTAGTGCAAACATACTTACTACCAAGGGAACACCCAAATAAGCAAGATCGTTGCCCACAAGGAATTAAGGATTGGTCGGTTTTAGTTTTTTCAACGCTACCATTGCCTGAATGTAGCGTTTGGCCAGTGGCAGTATCTTTACTTTGCTACTACTCACATCATCGGTCCACTTTACCGGAAGCTCACAAATACTCTTGCCTTGCCACTCTGCTACGGTAAGCAATTCGGTACTAAAAAACCAACCATCGTTCTGTGCTCCTCCTTGCATCAAATCCTCCAGAATGGAGCGGTGCAAGAATTTAAAGCCACACATGCCATCCGAAAACCCTA is a window from the Lewinella sp. LCG006 genome containing:
- a CDS encoding TfoX/Sxy family protein — translated: MAYDEYLADRIRQVFKDHNTSFAEKKMMGGLCFMVDEKMCCGIHYDKNKATDLLMARIGPDASEEALKREGCHPMDFTGRPMNGYVFVTPDGFDQEEDLIYWIESCLRFNPLAQASKKRKK
- the pruA gene encoding L-glutamate gamma-semialdehyde dehydrogenase — encoded protein: MANAFYQVPQPSNEPILNYRSGSPERKALKAALAAYKKEAHDLPMYINGAWVSTSNKVAIHPPHEKKHVLAHFSKGDSSHVHAAIDAALGAQAAWERMPWQDRAAVFLKAADLISGPYRARMNAATMLGQSKNVYQAEIDCVAELADFLRFNVQYMTEIYQQQPNSSPTVWNRMEYRPLEGFVFAITPFNFTAIAGNLPAAPAMMGNVVVWKPAETQIFAAKLVMEIFHEAGLPAGVINLIYTDGPMAGDIVFSHADFAGLHFTGSTKVFQALWGLIGKNISKYRSYPRIVGETGGKDFVVAHPSADATQVAVALARGAFEYQGQKCSAASRAYIPQSLWPAVKEKLVADMATFKMGSVEDFSNFINAVIDERSFDKISGYLAQAKKDEGVEIIAGGNCDKSEGYFVEPTVIVVKDPHYRTMEEEIFGPVLTIYVYPDAEFDTMLDQVDSTSPYALTGSIFARERSVINYVTDKLSNAAGNFYINDKPTGAVVGQQPFGGARGSGTNDKAGSVLNLYRWISPRTIKENFVTPTDYRYPFLEEA
- a CDS encoding S8 family serine peptidase yields the protein MIRNYLLVCLSLALVLASCAKEQGADQEIQIDTPQRVSKEDINAFVLSQLHEKNIFKWETMDNEMLWSAISHGNDIASIGYQPAGFTNIEDRIHEIDITKDEWRSVRQDIIDLVVSETQRYFPDENITAEKLLMGKPLEEFLPNFSILIKHPAIVATLRERADVRYVEPMNYTYEEVADRSDSGCGVSPATNIPTADYTTTSPAAKIPWNFYLLNIPSAWNTSQGDNIGVCLIDTGTSPNQPKLGSDFASGQSTNRYIARYGTYVSSWWWWASPDGPDDDCGHGTQMAGLIAGPRSSGGSTVGAAYKANLISYRGTGDVVINSSNEKEGVRDALVAAGNRSDVKIISMSIGDVFYSSTVADGIFFAYNKGKLIFAAAGTSLSWTSWWGVIFPANMSQTVAVTGVKEGYPLERCNTCHDGAEVDFIVPMQRRNDNSRTSLTLAMSGNTPAYVGGSSAATATTAGIAAMVWATSPSSSRTTILNRLKNAASIYPSRDGNFGWGIIDAQQAVN
- a CDS encoding YggS family pyridoxal phosphate-dependent enzyme codes for the protein MLSSVLQSIQEELAPYQAKLIAVSKTYPKEILLEAYEAGQREFGENRVQEVVDKAAALPEDIKWHFIGHLQTNKVKYIAPFVHLIHAVDSFKLLKEIDNRAAANNRVIDVLLQFKIAEEDTKYGYEAAEIFEMLDELPWQDLKNTRIVGVMGMATYTDDQEQVAREFRQLHTYFKRLKDTYFKYQSYFKEISMGMSGDYPLALAEGSTMVRIGSKIFGERD